One part of the Plasmodium berghei ANKA genome assembly, chromosome: 2 genome encodes these proteins:
- a CDS encoding chromatin assembly factor 1 protein WD40 domain, putative, whose protein sequence is MNALKECKKRKSNALDEACLELSEEPTNEEIMKEEVENVETQFANWKTNSGLLYDFVCRKELEWPSLSMDFGDYSDENIKDNVLNQIVCVGTHTSNNEPNYLYVCDVLFPLEQLPQDKCVYKINESYEGFDFCPEKNKITIKSKIYHEGEVNRIRFLPLEKKHIVVTKAIDGNLHLFDINKHSIDDTTNSDSRKMSPEISFIGNNSDGFGLEFNSLKKYALTCGNDGSINVYDYNDLSAKSLNPFYSVKYKSPINDVSPTNDPNLILACADDGYILMYDLRIKTTEPAQQVLGQQVPVNAISLNTFTGHFASGSDNGKIKVWDIKKFNEPAHIINAHKEAIIRLNFSPNDSSILASASNNRFINVYDLNKIGEELDAIDLSDGPSELIFSHGGHTQPITDFNWNHHKKLKMFIGSTAEDNTLQFWQLKTELLDEENTVSTSNTDVE, encoded by the coding sequence atgaatgcCCTTAAAGAgtgtaaaaaaagaaaatctAACGCATTAGACGAAGCTTGCTTAGAATTAAGTGAAGAACCAActaatgaagaaataatGAAAGAAGAAGTCGAAAATGTTGAAACTCAATTTGCAAATTGGAAAACAAACAGTGGGttattatatgattttGTTTGTAGAAAAGAATTAGAATGGCCATCATTGTCAATGGATTTTGGTGATTATAGTGACGAAAATATCAAAGATAATGTTTTAAATCAAATAGTATGTGTAGGAACCCATACATCTAATAATGAACccaattatttatatgtgtGTGATGTTTTATTCCCACTTGAGCAATTGCCACAAGATAAATGtgtttacaaaataaatgaaagcTATGAAGGTTTTGATTTTTGTccagaaaaaaataaaattacaattaaatcaaaaatatatcatgaAGGAGAAGTAAATCGAATCCGATTTTTAcctttagaaaaaaaacacattGTTGTTACTAAAGCAATTGATGGAAATTTACATCtatttgatataaataaacatagTATTGATGATACCACAAATAGTGATTCAAGAAAAATGAGCCCAGAAATATCATTCATTGGTAATAATTCAGATGGTTTTGGACTTGAATTTAATAgtctaaaaaaatatgcattaaCTTGTGGTAATGATGGAAGCATAAATGTATATGACTATAATGATTTGAGTGCAAAATCTTTGAACCCATTTTATTCAGTAAAATATAAGTCACCAATTAATGATGTTTCTCCAACAAATGATccaaatttaatattagcATGTGCAGATGATggttatattttaatgtaTGATCTTAGAATTAAAACTACAGAACCCGCTCAACAAGTTTTAGGTCAACAAGTTCCTGTCAATGCTATTTCTTTGAATACATTTACTGGACATTTTGCATCTGGAAGTGATAatggaaaaattaaagTATGGGATATTAAAAAGTTCAATGAGCCTGCACATATCATCAATGCACACAAAGAAGCTATTATCAGATTAAACTTTTCTCCAAATGATTCTTCTATACTTGCATCTGCAAGTAATAATCGTTTTATTAATGTTTACGATCTAAATAAAATCGGTGAAGAGTTAGATGCAATCGACTTGTCTGATGGTCCATCTGAACTCATTTTTTCACATGGTGGTCATACACAACCTATAACAGATTTTAATTGGAATCatcacaaaaaattaaaaatgttcaTAGGTTCAACAGCAGAGGATAATACCTTACAATTTTGGCAATTAAAAACCGAATTACTTGACGAGGAAAATACCGTTTCTACATCTAACACAGATGTAGAATAA
- a CDS encoding phosphatidylinositol-4-phosphate 5-kinase, putative: MKCGNVNVRNALEFNLKKNIKEKTKLTDQEIAIIYKRFHSICSNGKLNYKQFEKSLGILGTIKNAYLYKCIFKAFDLNNDGYIDIYEFCVAINIMLKGNKRDKLKLSYRIIQSGSSVKLEEFKENVKSFNDDQNNYLEYITYDDFERIILSIKDIKKQLLGEEDEIVISHVKYTFRSLSILCDDGKYRMNLKCYKRAMKCHEFLKFIGIHTKVADTFIKNNELIIKKKKKKQKKYKIDSGKKVLNHLKKSYSESTSTRLSLLRGTTSLFIKKKKQKKKKNYEKKLANLYSFQGKDDHNENKINIFKDVIDNKNTNLITNIDVVNSNNNTFKKHDILLNSNKDNSYFNNISTKYNSISQNSQKRNDENGLFECALSDKDGKHILNQTEQIKLCGKVNKKCDNLGKCIETLENHIPQNSEDTPADIYPDLYKEHEIKDKKDVRNVDRKEKGATNLGIEKRDESKNYIYSSDEKKIDNDKSESLSKTQFLDLKSQIFDFEKKKENKKYIDTWNMYINKYKEYIKKIEEIEACETENENVNPSDKKLIESNDKSKVENNSVEKYYEQDNKSNDFDSIDSENNSSIYDKDVDVGSAASSISTYTKVSDKCNGDVIELIENKSDEYSYQESNKREGNSSGKYLFEKYIQYHNFVNETEDIKLFINDTHKNSQKLELSKDILYKKFYIPGSNSQYFVINNNLSTDELLYNIRKILINVEDCLKNDKDNKNENYDKIFFMFFYIFIYNNTNEETQKIESKQIYSQNKRIKKYKSVLLVVSIIRYFLHTITISQKYYCSSYDSIDEYNNLNNNKMVNNISNSNNEINVILNQTNEVLGKYAKGKFQNKKIYINKSNYYNSSKKRKLSVSIRHKKKKKNSKLFAVYFGHERWDLVMNMMIGIRICAIKEFNIDNILNYYRHTDVIQLSTSSANEKVLFKNYSPIIFKNIRKIFGIKSKEYITSVGPEQVISNMVLGNLSTLSELLSEGKSGSLFYFTSNGKYIIKTVNKGIHKLSKKLLPKYYKYIQKNPDSLLTRLYGIHSIKYQNGSSKTIKKIFFIVMNNFFSSAVEIHRRYDIKGSLIGRSVPIEKRGDHTIALKDVDIDELGDVINIGPEYKEKLLSILKSDANFLKENLLLDYSLLFGIHYKELSRDVVCWNKKKTNEVRHVYDEFGLCVVAKPFHQLDHGGMINIDKNRIFFFGIIDIFTKWNLKKKMEHTFRTIQKLDRKNISCIPPKAYAERFVAFIEKHME; encoded by the exons ATGAAATGTGGCAATGTAAATGTGCGAAATGCATTGGAattcaatttaaaaaaaaatataaaagaaaagacAAAATTAACGGATCAAGAAATtgcaataatatataaaagattTCATTCAATATGTTCTAATGGGAAATTAAATTACAAACAATTTGAAAAAAGCTTAGGAATTCTTggaacaataaaaaatgcatatttatataaatgtatttttaaagcttttgatttaaataatgatggatatattgatatttatgaattttGTGTGgctataaatattatgttaaaaggaaataaacGTGATAAATTGAAGTTATCATATCGAATTATACAATCTGGTAGCTCAGTTAAATTAGAAGAATTCAAAGAAAATGTTAAAAGTTTTAATGATGATCAAAATAACTATTTAGAATATATAACTTATGACGATTTTGAAAGGATTATATTAAGTattaaagatataaaaaaacaattgcTGGGAGAAGAAGATGAAATTGTAATAAGTCAtgttaaatatacatttagATCATTAAGTATATTATGTGATGATGGTAAATATAGAATGAatttaaaatgttataaaagAGCAATGAAATGTCATGaatttttgaaatttaTTGGCATTCATACAAAAGTTGCAGatacttttataaaaaataatgaattaattattaaaaaaaaaaaaaaaaaacagaaaaaatataaaattgattcaggaaaaaaagtattaaatcatttaaaaaaatcatattcTGAATCGACAAGTACAAGATTATCTCTTTTAAGAGGTACTACAAGtttatttatcaaaaaaaaaaaacaaaaaaaaaaaaaaaattatgaaaaaaaactagCTAATTTATATTCCTTTCAAGGAAAAGATGAtcataatgaaaataaaataaatatatttaaagatgtaatagataataaaaatacaaatttgaTAACTAATATAGATGTTGTAaattctaataataatacttttaaaaaacatgatatattattaaattcgAATAAGGACAATTCATactttaataatatatccacaaaatataattcaatATCTCAAAACAGccaaaaaagaaatgatgaaaatggaTTATTTGAATGTGCGTTAAGTGATAAAGATggaaaacatatattaaatcaaaccgagcaaataaaattgtgcggaaaagtaaataaaaaatgtgataATCTTGGCAAATGTATAGAAACTTTAGAGAACCATATTCCACAAAATAGTGAAGACACACCAGCCGACATATACCCTGATTTATACAAAGAAcatgaaataaaagataaaaagGATGTTCGCAATGTTGATAGAAAAGAAAAGGGAGCAACTAACTTGGGTATCGAAAAAAGAGACGAATCgaagaattatatatactcaagcgacgaaaaaaaaatagataatgataaaagtGAAAGTTTGAGTAAAACACAATTTTTGGATTTGAAATCTCAAATATTtgattttgaaaaaaagaaagaaaataaaaaatatattgatacATGGAACAtgtacataaataaatataaagaatatataaaaaaaattgaagaaaTCGAAGCATGCGAAactgaaaatgaaaatgtgAACCCGtctgataaaaaattgatagAAAGTAACGATAAATCGAAAgttgaaaataatagtgtagaaaaatattatgaacaaGATAATAAATCGAACGATTTTGATAGTATAGATTCTGAAAATAACAGTAGTATTTATGATAAAGATGTAGATGTTGGAAGTGCTGCGAGTAGTATTAGTACATATACTAAAGTAAGTGATAAATGTAATGGTGATGTAATTGAActaattgaaaataaaagtgaTGAGTATTCATATCAAGAAAGTAATAAACGAGAAGGAAATAGTTCaggaaaatatttattcgaaaaatatattcaataCCATAACTTTGTAAATGAAACTGAAGACATAaaactttttataaatgaCACTCATAAAAATTCCCAAAAATTAGAATTAAGCaaagatatattatataaaaaattttatattccaGGTTCTAATTCGcaatattttgtaattaACAATAATTTGAGTACAGATGaacttttatataatattagaaaaattttaataaatgtagAAGATTGTTTAAAGAATgataaagataataaaaatgaaaattatgataaaattttttttatgtttttttacatttttatatataataatacaaatgaagaaacacaaaaaatcgaatctaaacaaatatattcacaaaataaacgcataaaaaaatataaaagtgTATTATTAGTTGTTTCTATAATTCGATATTTTCTACATACAATTACTATttcacaaaaatattattgctCTTCTTATGATTCAAttgatgaatataataatttgaataacaataaaatggtaaataatatatcaaattcaaacaatgaaataaatgttaTTTTAAATCAAACTAATGAAGTTTTAGGAAAATATGCTAAAGGaaaatttcaaaataaaaaaatatatattaataaatcaaattattataattcttcgaaaaaaagaaaattatctGTTTCAATACgtcacaaaaaaaaaaaaaaaaattctaaACTTTTTGCAGTATATTTTGGCCATGAAAGGTGGGATTTAGTTATGAACATGATGATAGGTATTCGTATATGTGCAATAAAAGAATttaatattgataatatattaaattattatcgACATACAGATGTTATACAATTATCTACTTCAAGTGCAAATGAAaaagttttatttaaaaattattcaccaataatatttaaaaatattcgaAAAATTTTTGGTATAAAATctaaagaatatataacatCAGTTGGGCCTGAACAAGTCATAAGTAATATGGTTTTAGGGAACCTTTCAACTCTTAGTGAGCTTTTATCTGAAGGAAAGAGTGGttctcttttttattttactagCAATGGAAAATACATAATTAAAACA GTAAACAAAGGAATTCataaattatcaaaaaaactTCTTCcaaaatattacaaatatatcCAAAAAAATCCAGATTCCCTTTTAACTCGTTTGTACGGAATTCATAGCATAAAATACCAGAATGGTTCATCAA AAacgataaaaaaaatattttttattgttatgaataattttttttcatcggCGGTTGAAATACATAGACGATATGATATAAAAGGAAGTTTAATTGGACGGAGCGTTCCTATTGAAAAGAGAGGAGATCATACAATTGCATTGAAAGATGTTGATATTGATGAACTAGGTGatgttataaatataggTCCTGAATATAAGGAAAAATTGTTAAGCATTTTAAAATCGGAtgctaattttttaaaagaaaatttgcTTTTAGATTATTCTTTACTGTTTGGTATACATTATAAAGAATTATCACGAGATGTAGTATGttggaataaaaaaaaaacaaatgaagTTCGTCATGTTTATGACGAGTTTGGATTATGCGTAGTGGCTAAGCCATTTCACCAG TTGGACCATGGGGGCATGATAAATATCGACAAAAACCggattttcttttttggAATAATTGATATCTTTACAAAGTGGAA cttgaaaaaaaaaatggagcATACCTTTAGAACGATACA aaaactggatagaaaaaatatttcctGCATTCCACCAAAGGCCTATGCAg AACGATTTGTAGCATTTATAGAAAAACATATGGAGTGA
- a CDS encoding bromodomain protein, putative, with protein sequence METRRSLRAKKQNPVEKENKNGNIKGNEKNNKKKTTEIINSGINVSRKKAEENKPIKNKNVIKPRIVLRKQTNSIDAVNFSEYDEKEKVSELKNKNNNKIIDKSIKSNKSKDDIKEAGDAKKDPKTDPKKGIIHFNKNGNNNLKENQTIINRSIKRRLSQLLDRLKKEKLFECLNDISDYSEIFIDNKEKQRNEKDVETGKCIDASIIKKINVDIIHSKLHYEMYKDENEFNNDILLLFDNAINIIKSEKNKKEKINLYKMRKNAFKNYQTEFHKLLISTRGTKEAKNILLSFNEYYEKDEKYFSKIFENGDEKINNEVNVMDNISDIVKIKEKDNIDYIKDGSNKKRSSFLRLKLKLDNIKIEELNNVETDNKHSAHLTLKQKEKESIHIDELEVEKDIKNNDKNREEKCNNVNSNLVIKKTVHNQINKSENKRIINQWENILKNNILKILKNDSNSVYFKIPVLNDRNINEQIKKEYKLKIEKPMDYTTVSNNLLNGIYKNPNEIYNDIKLIFKNCLDFNPDITPNKYIINAAKNSDDKFENLWNKWKNKIYDSYYDMNNKIFNINNYVDYFKKKKIKNKKYTSIYSIWINYLINNKIDIIEFCKIRNIDIHKLNENTTCPINIEKLNLIDFKNTTEENNLCFFIFKEEYKNIYGKNPPSCFMKNVDDKEKCNYEYIDNCEEKLKREAENKKIKISLKSNLKERTDFPDEIKKKKQIYPKILNKWKEIYNNVIYFYENIFDNYLENKKSYMIKCENNTFLTNCFYFKNVLENLEEFINIPEIDGKTDIKCNDKIKDSFGNTYIKEINDVGLVENDVRLNACEDVVNIQNVKVTIERNKRKFEKHPCISISLKRKKSKEMHIPICQEFQTGSDSTDFGEGEKLTELNKSDKMDELNKSDKMDELNKSDKMVESVLFNINNRNFYNFHGLFDKMSNFNEKLFLKKEKTILINLNLNYSAIDSPSYSPINNTYFYNYNFDNNFFFFIKSSFKLNLYIKIKRKNIYINNENYVEHLKIQLINKCKQNKQIKLYISNNSPTRNNNNLIYFLEKAFNDFHTQNLPNNSMRVHYSANKVSELISQIQMYIKKIDALLRIDNDKETNITTINILKKKTF encoded by the exons atGGAAACGAGGCGAAGTTTACGAgcaaaaaaacaaaaccCTGTAGAgaaggaaaataaaaatggtaatataaaaggtaatgaaaaaaataacaaaaaaaaaacaaccGAAATAATTAATAGTGGAATAAATGTAAGTCGAAAAAAAGCGGAAGAAAACAAAccaattaaaaataagaatGTGATAAAACCTCGGATTGTTTTAAgaaaacaaacaaatagTATTGACGCAGTTAATTTTAGTGAATATGATGAAAAGGAAAAAGTGtcagaattaaaaaataaaaataacaataaaataatcgACAAATCTATTAAAAGCAATAAAAGTAAAGATGATATTAAGGAAGCTGGGGATGCAAAAAAAGATCCAAAAACAGACCCCAAAAAAGgtattatacattttaacaaaaatggAAACAATAATTTGAAAGAAAATCaaacaattataaataGAAGCATTAAAAGGAGATTATCACAACTTTTAGATCGACtcaaaaaagaaaaattatttgaatgtTTGAATGATATTAGTGATTATtctgaaatatttattgataataaagaaaaacaacgaaatgaaaaagatgTAGAAACTGGAAAATGTATAGATGCAtctataataaaaaaaataaatgtagaTATAATTCATAGTAAATTACATTATGAAATGTAtaaagatgaaaatgaatttaataatgatatattattattatttgacaatgctataaatattataaaatctgaaaaaaacaaaaaagaaaaaattaatttatataaaatgagaaaaaatgcattcaaaaattatcaaaCAGAGTTCCATAAATTGTTAATTTCTACACGCGGAACAAAAGAAgcgaaaaatattttattgtctTTTAAcgaatattatgaaaaagatgaaaaatatttttctaaaatatttgaaaatggtgatgagaaaataaataacgaAGTAAATGTTATGGATAATATTTCTgatattgtaaaaataaaagaaaaagataatatcgattatattaaagatggttcaaataaaaaaagatcGTCTTTTCTTCGGCTAAAATTGAAAttagataatataaaaatagaagaattaaataatgttGAAACGGATAATAAACATTCTGCACATCTGactttaaaacaaaaagaaaaggaaTCAATACACATTGATGAACTTGAAGTGGAAaaagatattaaaaataatgataaaaatagagaagaaaaatgtaataatgTTAACTCAAATcttgtaataaaaaaaacagtccataatcaaataaataaaagtgaaaataaacgaataataaatcaatgggaaaatatattaaaaaataatatattaaaaattttaaaaaatgatagtaattctgtttattttaaaataccagtattaaatgatagaaatataaatgaacaaattaaaaaagaatataaactaaaaatagaaaaaccAATGGATTATACTACTGTttctaataatttattaaatggaatttataaaaatcctaatgaaatatataatgatataaaacttatatttaaaaattgtttagATTTTAATCCAGATATAACaccaaataaatatattattaacgCAGCAAAAAATAGTGATgataaatttgaaaatttatggaataaatggaaaaataaaatatatgatagttattatgatatgaataataaaatttttaatattaataattatgttgattattttaaaaaaaaaaaaataaaaaataaaaaatatactagTATTTATTCCATATggataaattatttaattaataataaaattgatattattgaattttgtaaaataagaaatatagatattcataaattaaatgaaaatactACATGCCCAattaatatagaaaaacTTAACTTAAttgattttaaaaatacaacagaagaaaataacttatgtttctttatttttaaggaagaatataaaaatatatatggaaaaaatcCACCATCTtgttttatgaaaaatgtagatgataaagaaaaatgtaattatgaatatatagaCAATTGTGAAGAAAAATTGAAACGGGAAgctgaaaataaaaaaataaaaatatcctTAAAAAgtaatttaaaagaaagaaCTGATTTTCCtgatgaaattaaaaaaaaaaaacagataTATCCtaaaattttaaacaaatggaaagaaatatataataatgttatttatttttatgaaaatatatttgataactatttagaaaataaaaaaagttatatgataaaatgtgaaaataacacatttttaactaactgtttttattttaaaaatgttttagaAAACTTAGAagaatttataaatattccaGAAATAGATGGTAAAACTGATATTAAAtgtaatgataaaataaaagattcATTTggaaatacatatattaaagaaataaatgatgTTGGATTAGTGGAAAATGATGTTCGATTAAATGCTTGTGAAGATGTAGtgaatattcaaaatgTTAAAGTGACTATAGAACGTAATAAAAGAAAGTTTGAAAAGCACCCTTGTATATCTATAAGTTtgaaaagaaagaaaagtAAGGAAATGCATATTCCTATTTGTCAAGAATTTCAAACGGGTTCTGATTCCACTGATTTTGGAGAAGGCGAGAAATTGACggaattaaataaaagtgATAAAATGGacgaattaaataaaagtgATAAAATGGacgaattaaataaaagtgATAAAATGGTGGAGTcagttttatttaatattaataatagaaaCTTTTACAACTTTCATGGGCtatttgataaaatgtCAAATTTTAAcgaaaaattgtttttaaaaaaagagaaaacaattttaataaatttaaatttaaattatagcGCAATAGATAGCCCATCCTATTCCCCTATCAATAATACatacttttataattacaattttgacaataatttttttttttttataaaatctAGTTTTAAGTTAAAcctatatataaaaattaagagaaaaaatatttatataaataatgaaaattatgtagaacatttaaaaatacaattaataaataaatgcaaacaaaataaacaaattaaattatatatatccaaCAATTCACCAACTagaaataacaataatttaatatattttttagaaaaagcTTTTAACGATTTCCACACACAAAACCTCCCTAACAATTCGATGAGAGTACATTATTCTGCAAATAAAGTTTCGGAACTCATTTCCCAAATTCAAATGTACATAAAA AAAATCGATGCACTTCTAAGGATAGACAATGATAAAGAGACAAATATAACGACTATAaacattttgaaaaaaaagacgTTTTAA
- a CDS encoding DNA-directed RNA polymerase II subunit RPB9, putative, translating to MAEVNFCEECNNILYARSDKKNKKLIYVCRSCDYISNKQNENHNIVARINYNYNRKEDIYIHPETKNDPALGRVRDWVCKQCNNSEAVFLQLPEKISYNPMALIYVCTNKNCQYWEKEIQHSNYDASNYNKKNEDISNKLDEIDHKLYIKHENDQSMDDINNNKKWINKTGNKYYPIKTETIDQNEEHEQVQLKHELFKIISSNQNAEEENPELDEAIDSSVDEYF from the exons atGGCTGAAGTCAACTTTTGTGAAGAAtgcaataatattttgtatgcCAGaagtgataaaaaaaataaaaaacttaTTTATGTTTGCCGAAGTTGTGattatatttcaaataaGCAAAATGAAAATCACAACATCGTAGCTCGAATTAATTATAACTATAATAGAAA AGaagatatttatattcatccAGAAACTAAAAATGATCCCGCACTTGGACGGGTTCGAGATTGGGTATGTAAACAATGCAATAATTCAGAAGCAGTCTTTTTACAACTTCctgaaaaaataagttaTAACCCAATGGCactaatatatgtatgtacaaataaaaattgccAATATTGGGAAAAAGAAATACAACATTCTAATTATGATGcttcaaattataataagaaaaatgaagatatttcaaataaacTTGATGAAATAGATCACAAACTATACATTAAACATGAAAATGATCAGTCTATGGAcgatattaataataataaaaaatggataaacAAAACAGGAAATAAGTATTATCCTATAAAAACAGAAACAATAGATCAAAATGAAGAACATGAACAAGTTCAGTTAAAACATGaattattcaaaattatatcaaGTAATCAAAATGCCGAAGAAGAAAATCCAGAACTTGATGAGGCTATCGATAGTAGCGTTGacgaatatttttaa
- a CDS encoding FAD-linked sulfhydryl oxidase ERV1, putative yields the protein MEIKKCYENSCNDRKKENLLENNKVGGVKKIYPPDRSEIGRAAWMILHTISANYPNNPTENEKKKHLNFFYSFSNLYPCHICKLDLLDILKKYKLTCANKIEFSTFIFNLHNMINEEIGKDIYISDNIQNIIDKYKTSD from the coding sequence atggaaataaaaaaatgttatgaAAATTCATGTAACgatagaaaaaaagaaaaccttttagaaaataataaagttgggggtgtaaaaaaaatatatcctCCGGATCGAAGTGAAATAGGGCGAGCCGCATGGATGATTCTACATACAATTTCAGCTAACTATCCAAATAACCCAacagaaaatgaaaaaaaaaaacatttaaattttttttattcctttTCCAATTTATATCCTTGTCATATTTGTAAACTAGATTTGTtggatatattaaaaaaatacaaattaacgtgtgcaaataaaatagaattttctacatttatttttaacttacataatatgataaatgaagaaataggaaaagatatttatatttctgaCAACATTCAGAATATAATAGATAAGTACAAAACGTCAGATTAA